A genomic window from Terriglobia bacterium includes:
- a CDS encoding Z1 domain-containing protein produces the protein MSNGTMYQQIALNRNDAPELRECVERTVQQLLREETSAQRPGILLGKIQSGKTRAFLGVIASAFDKDYDVAVILTKGTVSLAKQTLNRVQKDFAPFLADDVDSVHVFDIMALPQLTPYELGHKLIFVVKKEDDNLRRLLKAFADFPALREKKVLIIDDEADFASLTFRRKEGIVTVGVIAGQIDNLRKVVRSSSFLQVTATPYSLYLQPEEAAVRNGNPLFLPKRPAFTEILPTHPDYVGGDYYFEKSSDPDSTAFYFYEDVSVPERDALKLEDRRRLKIEDILNEKNVTILRLAIVNFVMGAAIRRIQQQESGQPTRKYSFLFHTEQARKSHDWQEEVVTAIRDQLVEAAQKNNPRLDLILRESYDDLKRSMTLGGDTMPDFATCAAAVRRALTDGFLMITKVNSDKDVAELLDDKGQLKLRTPMNIYIGGQILDRGITIANLIGFYYGRNPQKFQQDTVLQHSRMYGARPKEDLSVTRFYAPRHIYQVMQRIHEFDSALRDAFLSGAHDRGVYFIRRDITDRLMPCSPNKLMFSKLTSVRPGRRLLPIGFQTVAMSVGKKKLDQLDQRIGTLVGSLDGNGLIPLDTAVKLLELAYENLAFDEEHEDDRRAHIAALEHLSKQAKDLAYKDQVFLIAASDRDVARMRAEGRFSNAPDTKQQADFAYDKAKSVPVLMMMRQNGTEAKGWRGLPFWWPVIVVPRDAVTSVFAAETPAADAAIPLAGRSGSPSSSSAPAT, from the coding sequence ATGAGTAACGGGACGATGTATCAACAGATTGCTCTGAATCGTAATGATGCACCTGAACTAAGGGAGTGCGTTGAACGAACCGTCCAGCAACTGCTGCGAGAAGAAACTTCCGCACAGCGCCCCGGAATCCTTTTAGGCAAAATCCAGAGTGGCAAGACTCGCGCGTTTTTGGGAGTTATCGCCTCGGCTTTCGACAAGGATTATGACGTTGCGGTGATTCTGACAAAAGGGACGGTTTCACTTGCTAAGCAAACTCTCAATCGTGTGCAGAAGGATTTCGCTCCCTTCCTAGCAGATGACGTGGATTCTGTCCATGTATTCGACATCATGGCACTTCCCCAGCTCACTCCCTACGAGCTTGGTCATAAACTGATCTTTGTGGTGAAAAAGGAAGACGACAACCTACGCCGACTCCTCAAGGCATTCGCAGATTTTCCTGCGCTTCGGGAGAAGAAGGTACTTATTATCGACGACGAGGCCGATTTCGCCTCACTCACATTTCGCAGAAAAGAAGGCATCGTCACTGTTGGTGTCATCGCCGGCCAGATTGACAATCTTCGGAAGGTAGTGCGGTCTTCGAGCTTCCTTCAAGTAACGGCTACGCCATATTCGCTCTATCTGCAGCCTGAGGAAGCTGCGGTCCGAAACGGCAATCCACTCTTCTTGCCCAAGAGACCCGCGTTCACTGAGATTCTTCCTACGCACCCCGATTACGTTGGCGGTGACTACTATTTTGAGAAGAGCAGCGACCCGGACTCCACAGCATTCTATTTCTACGAGGACGTGTCGGTGCCGGAGCGGGACGCGCTGAAGCTGGAAGATCGCCGACGCCTAAAGATTGAGGATATCCTGAACGAAAAGAACGTGACCATTCTGCGATTGGCAATCGTCAATTTTGTCATGGGAGCTGCAATTCGCCGGATTCAACAACAAGAGAGCGGCCAGCCGACCAGGAAGTATAGCTTCCTTTTTCATACTGAACAGGCACGGAAATCGCACGATTGGCAGGAGGAGGTTGTTACTGCCATTCGGGACCAACTCGTTGAGGCGGCGCAGAAGAACAATCCCCGCTTAGATTTAATCCTCAGAGAATCCTACGACGACTTGAAACGGTCTATGACATTAGGCGGGGACACTATGCCCGATTTCGCGACGTGCGCGGCTGCTGTCCGCCGGGCCCTCACTGACGGCTTTCTGATGATTACCAAGGTGAACTCAGACAAGGATGTCGCAGAACTACTCGACGACAAAGGGCAACTGAAACTCCGCACCCCAATGAACATTTACATCGGTGGTCAAATTCTCGACCGAGGAATCACCATCGCGAACCTGATCGGATTCTATTACGGCCGCAATCCTCAAAAGTTCCAACAGGACACTGTTCTTCAACATTCGCGCATGTACGGAGCGCGTCCTAAGGAAGATCTCTCTGTCACCAGGTTTTACGCTCCTCGGCATATCTATCAGGTCATGCAGAGGATTCACGAATTTGACTCAGCCCTGCGTGATGCCTTCTTGAGTGGCGCGCATGATCGCGGCGTGTATTTTATTCGCCGGGATATTACGGACCGCTTGATGCCTTGCTCACCGAACAAACTAATGTTTTCCAAGCTGACATCGGTGCGCCCAGGTCGCCGCTTGCTCCCCATTGGCTTCCAAACTGTAGCCATGTCTGTGGGAAAGAAAAAGCTTGATCAGCTAGATCAAAGAATTGGAACTCTGGTTGGCAGTCTGGACGGCAACGGACTCATTCCCCTGGACACTGCAGTGAAGCTCTTGGAATTGGCGTACGAAAACTTGGCATTTGATGAGGAGCACGAAGATGATCGGCGTGCTCACATCGCCGCGCTTGAACACCTATCGAAACAGGCGAAGGATCTCGCATACAAGGACCAGGTATTCCTGATCGCGGCTTCGGATCGCGACGTTGCGAGAATGCGTGCAGAGGGACGTTTCTCGAACGCGCCAGATACGAAGCAGCAGGCTGATTTTGCATATGACAAGGCCAAGAGTGTCCCGGTGCTCATGATGATGCGACAAAACGGAACCGAAGCGAAGGGGTGGCGCGGACTGCCTTTCTGGTGGCCAGTCATCGTAGTGCCTCGTGACGCCGTCACGTCTGTCTTCGCTGCCGAAACGCCGGCGGCGGACGCGGCAATTCCTCTCGCAGGAAGGAGTGGCAGTCCCTCAAGTTCTTCTGCTCCAGCAACCTAA
- a CDS encoding DUF433 domain-containing protein, producing MTAFDRITQEAGVLGGKACLRGMRVRVGMIVGQIGAGRRLSLHTSVDDELYRESTPSLAWGVIRI from the coding sequence ATGACAGCATTCGACCGCATCACCCAGGAGGCTGGGGTTTTGGGTGGAAAGGCCTGTCTTCGCGGCATGCGCGTCAGGGTGGGCATGATTGTCGGACAAATCGGCGCGGGCCGCCGTCTCTCTTTGCACACCAGTGTGGACGATGAGCTTTACAGAGAGAGTACGCCCAGCTTGGCTTGGGGAGTAATACGAATATGA
- the purB gene encoding adenylosuccinate lyase, producing MIPRYTREEMGRVWSDANKFAKWLEVELAAAETLAEAGQVPREAAAALRARAKVDVARILEVERRVKHDVIAFTMVVGESIGDPAAARWLHYGMTSNDVVDTAQALQLRDTSHLIERALVLFGEILSLRAQEFRHTPQIGRTHGVHAEPITFGLKVANWFAENQRNIGRFRDAAAQMAVGKISGAVGNAAHLGPEIEERICRRLGLEAAPVASQVIQRDRHAQYLSALALIAATLEKIALEIRHLQRTEVREAEEPFGGEQRGSSAMPHKRNPVGCEQICGLARVVRANMLAAYENVALWHERDISHSSVERIILPDSAILVDYMLAKMTEIIGKMHVFPERMRRNLESTHGLVYSGQLLQDLVEKGMPRDEAYKTVQENAMAAWETESSFRERVEKDARIAKYLDAKALANTFDLQRQLRFVDAIFARVLSEETAKATSR from the coding sequence TTGATTCCACGGTACACGCGCGAAGAGATGGGCCGCGTCTGGAGCGACGCGAACAAGTTTGCGAAGTGGCTCGAGGTCGAGCTGGCCGCGGCGGAAACGCTCGCCGAAGCCGGCCAGGTGCCACGCGAAGCCGCGGCCGCTCTGCGCGCCCGCGCCAAGGTGGACGTCGCGCGCATTCTCGAAGTCGAGCGCCGCGTGAAGCACGACGTCATCGCCTTCACCATGGTCGTCGGCGAATCCATCGGCGATCCCGCCGCCGCGCGCTGGCTGCATTACGGCATGACCTCCAACGACGTTGTGGACACCGCCCAGGCCCTGCAGTTGCGCGACACTTCGCATCTCATCGAGCGCGCCCTCGTCCTCTTCGGCGAAATTCTTTCATTGCGCGCGCAGGAATTCCGCCACACCCCGCAGATTGGGCGCACCCACGGCGTGCACGCTGAGCCCATCACCTTCGGCCTGAAAGTCGCCAACTGGTTCGCGGAAAATCAGCGCAACATCGGCCGCTTCCGCGACGCCGCGGCGCAGATGGCCGTCGGGAAAATCTCCGGCGCGGTCGGCAACGCCGCGCACCTCGGCCCGGAAATCGAAGAGCGCATCTGCCGGCGCCTCGGCCTCGAGGCCGCCCCGGTCGCCTCGCAGGTGATCCAGCGCGACCGCCACGCGCAGTACCTCAGCGCCCTCGCGCTCATCGCCGCTACCCTCGAAAAAATCGCCCTCGAAATCCGCCACCTGCAGCGCACCGAAGTCCGCGAAGCCGAGGAACCCTTCGGCGGCGAGCAGCGCGGCAGTTCGGCCATGCCCCACAAACGCAATCCCGTCGGCTGCGAGCAGATTTGCGGCCTCGCGCGCGTGGTGCGCGCGAACATGCTCGCGGCCTACGAAAATGTGGCGCTGTGGCACGAGCGCGACATTTCCCACAGCTCCGTCGAGCGCATCATCCTGCCCGATTCCGCCATTCTCGTGGATTACATGCTCGCGAAGATGACCGAGATCATCGGCAAGATGCACGTCTTTCCGGAACGCATGCGCCGCAACCTCGAATCCACGCACGGCCTGGTTTATTCCGGGCAACTGCTGCAGGATTTGGTGGAGAAGGGCATGCCCCGCGACGAGGCCTACAAGACCGTGCAGGAAAACGCCATGGCCGCCTGGGAAACCGAAAGCAGTTTCCGCGAGCGCGTGGAGAAGGATGCGCGCATCGCGAAGTACCTGGACGCCAAGGCGCTGGCGAATACCTTCGACCTGCAGCGGCAGTTGCGGTTTGTGGATGCGATTTTCGCGCGGGTGTTATCGGAAGAGACGGCGAAAGCGACGAGCCGCTGA
- the efp gene encoding elongation factor P produces MGNTVKATQLRPGMVIQHEGQLFTVFSTEHRTPGNKRGSMQTRMKNLRTGSIIDYRFRAEEFVDRAILDEIEFEYLYQEGDDFHFMNTETYEQMQMTRDELGESVYYLIPNTVVKIEFFEAKAIGVDLPDTMDLKVVDTEPTLQKATASAVMKQAKLETGLVINVPPFVNNGDTVKVDTSEARYVQRV; encoded by the coding sequence ATGGGCAATACCGTTAAAGCGACGCAACTCCGCCCCGGCATGGTCATCCAGCACGAGGGCCAGCTTTTCACCGTCTTCAGCACCGAGCACCGCACTCCGGGCAACAAGCGCGGCTCCATGCAGACCAGGATGAAGAACCTGCGCACCGGCTCGATCATCGACTACCGCTTCCGCGCGGAAGAGTTCGTGGACCGCGCCATCCTCGACGAGATCGAATTCGAGTATCTCTATCAGGAAGGCGATGACTTCCACTTCATGAACACGGAAACCTACGAGCAGATGCAGATGACCCGCGACGAGCTCGGCGAGTCCGTGTACTACCTGATTCCCAACACCGTGGTGAAGATCGAATTCTTCGAGGCCAAGGCCATCGGAGTGGATCTTCCGGACACCATGGACCTCAAGGTCGTGGACACCGAGCCCACCTTGCAGAAGGCCACCGCCAGCGCGGTGATGAAGCAGGCCAAGCTCGAAACCGGCCTGGTCATCAACGTGCCGCCCTTCGTCAACAACGGCGACACCGTGAAGGTGGACACTTCCGAAGCGCGCTACGTCCAGCGCGTCTGA
- a CDS encoding Xaa-Pro peptidase family protein — MPLLCLAFAAPPALAQQRREREPNAVYAARRARLAAQIDSPIVLWGFTGREESSQSYVFAQEDNFYYLTGHNEEGAALLLLPKETTPVWDGPREILFLPPRDPAKEKWNGVRLSPEDSGISEKTGFAAVRPFPELRATVEKLATLYPAFATILPYQRELGGYPHEKDVVSWLQQAAPQAKLKDVREAITALREFKSPGEIAFLQRAIHLSVDAHLEAMRMMRPGLYEYQVAAKMAEVHAMGGAEAEGYAPIVGAGFNSTVLHYDKLARKIEDGDIVVLDVAAQFSGYSADITRTLPANGKFTPRQREIYEIVLGAQNAALAALRPGMDFCRTGKKSVYKIAYDYINSHGKDLHGERLGKYFIHGLGHHIGLDVHDPGDACRPLEPGMIVTIEPGIYIPEENLGVRIEDDALITGNGYQLLSERLPRSPGEIENIMAEAAKQRKGGN, encoded by the coding sequence TTGCCTCTGCTCTGCCTGGCCTTCGCTGCTCCCCCGGCCCTCGCCCAGCAGCGCCGCGAGCGCGAGCCCAACGCCGTCTACGCCGCGCGACGCGCCCGTCTCGCCGCACAGATTGACAGCCCCATCGTCCTCTGGGGCTTCACCGGCCGCGAAGAATCCTCGCAAAGCTACGTCTTCGCCCAGGAAGATAATTTCTATTACCTCACCGGCCACAACGAAGAGGGCGCCGCCCTGCTCCTCCTGCCGAAAGAGACCACCCCTGTTTGGGATGGCCCGCGCGAAATCCTCTTTCTCCCCCCGCGCGACCCGGCCAAGGAAAAATGGAACGGCGTGCGCCTTAGCCCCGAGGATTCCGGCATCAGCGAAAAAACCGGCTTCGCCGCCGTGCGCCCCTTTCCCGAGCTGCGCGCTACCGTCGAAAAACTCGCCACACTCTACCCCGCTTTCGCCACCATCCTCCCCTACCAGAGAGAGCTTGGCGGCTACCCCCACGAAAAAGACGTGGTCAGCTGGCTCCAGCAGGCGGCCCCGCAAGCCAAGCTGAAGGACGTCCGCGAGGCCATCACCGCACTGCGCGAGTTCAAGTCCCCCGGCGAGATCGCCTTCCTGCAGCGCGCCATCCATCTCTCCGTGGATGCGCACCTCGAAGCCATGCGCATGATGCGTCCCGGCCTCTACGAATATCAGGTCGCGGCGAAGATGGCTGAAGTCCATGCCATGGGCGGCGCAGAAGCCGAAGGTTACGCCCCCATCGTCGGCGCAGGTTTCAACTCCACCGTGCTGCACTACGACAAGCTTGCCCGCAAAATCGAGGACGGCGACATCGTCGTTCTCGACGTGGCCGCGCAGTTCTCCGGCTACTCCGCGGACATCACCCGCACTCTCCCCGCCAATGGAAAATTCACTCCGCGCCAGCGCGAAATCTACGAGATCGTCCTCGGCGCGCAGAACGCCGCCCTCGCCGCCCTCCGGCCCGGCATGGACTTCTGCCGCACCGGCAAAAAAAGCGTCTACAAAATCGCCTACGACTACATCAACTCCCACGGCAAGGACCTGCACGGCGAGCGCCTCGGAAAATACTTCATTCACGGCCTCGGCCACCACATCGGCCTGGACGTTCACGATCCCGGCGACGCCTGCCGCCCCCTCGAGCCCGGCATGATCGTCACCATCGAGCCCGGCATCTATATCCCCGAGGAAAACCTCGGCGTGCGCATCGAGGACGATGCCCTCATCACCGGCAACGGCTACCAGCTTCTCAGCGAGCGCCTCCCCCGCTCCCCCGGCGAAATCGAAAACATCATGGCCGAAGCCGCCAAGCAGCGCAAAGGCGGCAATTGA
- a CDS encoding cytochrome c: MCESGKQSYLNKGCAEEMQERAEVNMRELFAVCGLLLVFLLPARAAEDAETTYKAQCVKCHGVNGDGTGHAGMKIKPADLRSDAVQKLSDEELFKTIAYGVGHKQYPHAFAERGLSQKQIADLVTYLRTFAKTPKKGK; the protein is encoded by the coding sequence GTGTGTGAGAGCGGAAAACAAAGCTACTTAAACAAGGGTTGTGCAGAAGAAATGCAGGAAAGGGCGGAGGTCAACATGCGGGAACTGTTTGCCGTTTGCGGATTGCTGCTGGTGTTTCTATTGCCGGCCCGCGCTGCGGAAGATGCGGAGACAACTTACAAGGCCCAATGCGTGAAGTGTCATGGAGTGAACGGGGACGGGACGGGCCACGCCGGCATGAAGATCAAACCGGCTGACCTGCGCTCGGACGCGGTGCAGAAACTTTCGGATGAAGAGCTCTTCAAGACGATTGCTTATGGCGTGGGCCACAAGCAATATCCACACGCGTTTGCGGAGCGCGGCTTGAGTCAGAAACAGATCGCGGATTTGGTTACGTACCTACGAACGTTCGCGAAAACTCCGAAAAAAGGCAAGTGA
- a CDS encoding N-acyl homoserine lactonase family protein: protein MDYSFLVEGGASRNYTVPCPAFLIEHPAALVLFDTGLSPRAIDDPVGYYGEEIARAMKLRFSREQRIDARLAVLGYRSTDVRHVIMSHLHIDHAGGMCLFPHATFHAFADELAEARAARHAPHAVYQREDLAAVENSAWKLYDSDVDIFGDGSLRFFKLPGHSAGEGSLLVRLASRNLMLTADTVHVREALEREKPTLFDSDPVAAVRSVQRLKQLIAENRADSWIAHDAEDWQRHCTFPNPLA, encoded by the coding sequence GTGGATTACTCCTTCCTGGTGGAAGGGGGCGCCTCGCGAAATTATACGGTGCCTTGCCCCGCATTTCTCATCGAGCATCCTGCCGCGCTCGTTCTCTTCGATACGGGCCTCAGTCCCCGTGCGATCGATGACCCGGTCGGTTACTACGGGGAGGAGATCGCTCGAGCCATGAAACTCCGCTTCTCCCGGGAACAGCGGATTGACGCGCGGCTGGCGGTGCTCGGATACCGTTCCACCGATGTCCGCCATGTGATCATGTCCCATCTGCACATTGATCATGCGGGTGGAATGTGCCTGTTTCCCCACGCCACATTCCACGCGTTCGCCGATGAGCTGGCCGAAGCCCGGGCGGCGCGCCATGCGCCTCATGCCGTCTACCAGCGGGAGGATCTGGCTGCCGTCGAAAACTCCGCCTGGAAGCTCTACGACAGCGACGTGGATATCTTCGGAGACGGGAGCCTGCGGTTTTTCAAATTGCCTGGGCACAGCGCGGGCGAGGGGAGCCTCCTCGTCAGGCTCGCTTCTCGCAATCTCATGCTGACCGCCGATACCGTGCATGTGCGCGAAGCTCTCGAGCGTGAAAAGCCCACCCTTTTTGACTCCGATCCGGTTGCCGCGGTCCGCAGTGTGCAGCGGCTCAAGCAGTTGATCGCGGAGAACCGTGCGGATTCCTGGATCGCGCATGATGCGGAGGATTGGCAGCGCCATTGCACCTTCCCGAATCCGCTCGCCTGA
- a CDS encoding response regulator produces MDDETAICEMLGKVLASAGIEALTLTRSTEASGLLDEGKFDMVFLDLHMAAPDGIELARQMRRSGWNRTTPIILISDDQRPSALSIGFEAGASFFLYKPIDKDRLLKLVRAIQGTIENERRRTRRVALQCKVGLKCGTEEWDGETIDVSLSGILVEAPRTVPTGSSVHVRLCLSHRMKPVVGAGSVVRVIGGNRMGIHLDRLPLVESERLQEFLLPMIPGE; encoded by the coding sequence GTGGATGATGAGACGGCGATTTGCGAAATGCTGGGGAAGGTTTTGGCTTCCGCCGGTATTGAGGCCCTGACTCTGACACGCAGTACCGAAGCTTCCGGTCTTCTCGACGAAGGAAAGTTCGATATGGTCTTCCTGGACTTACATATGGCCGCTCCCGATGGAATCGAGCTTGCCCGGCAAATGCGCCGTTCGGGATGGAACCGGACAACGCCGATCATCCTCATCAGTGACGATCAGCGTCCGAGCGCACTCTCGATAGGATTTGAGGCTGGCGCAAGCTTTTTTCTGTACAAGCCGATCGACAAAGACCGTTTGTTAAAGCTTGTTCGGGCGATACAGGGAACGATAGAAAATGAGAGAAGGCGGACCAGGCGCGTGGCGCTTCAGTGCAAGGTGGGACTCAAGTGTGGGACCGAAGAGTGGGACGGCGAAACGATTGATGTCAGCCTCAGCGGCATATTGGTCGAAGCTCCCCGGACCGTTCCGACTGGTTCCTCCGTGCACGTCCGCTTGTGTCTGTCCCACCGGATGAAGCCAGTCGTGGGCGCAGGGTCGGTCGTCCGCGTTATCGGCGGAAATCGAATGGGGATTCACCTGGATAGGCTGCCTCTCGTGGAGAGTGAGAGATTACAGGAATTTCTCTTGCCCATGATCCCCGGTGAATAG
- a CDS encoding PilZ domain-containing protein: MIVPVSDRRVVRRYNVKASLRVRIWKSVIPEQRAESENLSERGIFFATDSPLRIGAAVDVLLKMPEEITGKPTTEWLCSGHVVRLVPINSPRGKLGVGVQFDCFEIARVKELRSA, encoded by the coding sequence ATGATAGTGCCTGTGTCTGACCGTCGTGTAGTGCGCCGCTACAATGTTAAAGCCTCACTGCGTGTGCGCATTTGGAAGTCCGTCATCCCGGAACAGCGAGCGGAATCGGAGAACCTCTCCGAGCGGGGAATTTTCTTCGCCACGGATTCACCGTTGCGTATTGGCGCCGCAGTCGACGTCCTTTTGAAAATGCCGGAGGAGATCACTGGCAAACCGACGACTGAATGGCTTTGCTCGGGTCACGTGGTACGACTCGTGCCGATCAATTCGCCGCGCGGTAAATTGGGTGTGGGCGTGCAATTTGATTGTTTTGAAATTGCGCGGGTGAAAGAACTTCGATCGGCTTGA
- a CDS encoding hemolysin III family protein: protein MPRARTHRLSAEELANAITHGIGLALSLAGFVVLLILAAMRGGPRHIVSCAIYGATLVCLYAASTLYHGIPSPRLKRALRIFDHCAIYLLIAGTYTPFLLVNLRGGWGWSLLGIVWGLAMAGIIFKFRFVDHLPFLSTAVYLLMGWLAVIALKPLLAAVPPSGLLWLLAGGLLYTLGVVFYAWKRLPYNHVIWHLFVLAASACHYVAVLCSVILPAKA, encoded by the coding sequence ATGCCGCGCGCCCGCACACATCGCCTTTCCGCCGAAGAGCTCGCCAACGCCATCACCCACGGCATCGGCCTGGCGCTGAGTCTCGCCGGCTTCGTCGTCCTCCTGATCCTGGCGGCGATGCGCGGCGGCCCCCGGCACATCGTCAGCTGCGCCATCTACGGTGCCACCCTCGTCTGCCTTTACGCGGCCTCGACCCTCTACCACGGCATCCCCTCGCCGCGCCTGAAACGTGCCCTCCGGATCTTCGATCATTGCGCCATCTACCTGCTCATCGCCGGAACCTACACCCCTTTCTTGCTCGTCAATTTGCGTGGCGGCTGGGGCTGGTCGCTGCTGGGGATCGTGTGGGGACTCGCCATGGCCGGAATAATCTTCAAATTCCGCTTCGTGGACCATCTCCCATTCCTGTCCACCGCGGTCTATCTTCTGATGGGCTGGCTCGCCGTGATTGCCCTGAAGCCTCTCCTCGCCGCGGTCCCACCCAGCGGCCTGCTGTGGCTGCTCGCCGGCGGCCTGCTGTACACCCTCGGCGTCGTTTTCTACGCCTGGAAGCGGCTCCCCTACAACCACGTCATCTGGCACCTCTTCGTCCTCGCCGCCAGCGCCTGCCACTACGTCGCCGTCCTTTGCTCCGTCATCCTCCCCGCAAAAGCCTAA
- a CDS encoding glycosyltransferase family 2 protein produces the protein MMIPYFIVLFVLAVYGLHRYWLVYEYFKYAKNVPAAPPPVENWPKVTIQLPIFNERYVIERLVDAVAAFDYPRELLDIQVLDDSTDETRDVARSCVARHAAQGLPIVHIHRTNRAGYKAGALENGLQTAQGQFVAIFDADFIPGPDFLRRTIPYFLNPEGGQRIGMVQTRWTYLNSDYSLLTHVETILLDGHFVVEHGARSRRGTFFNFNGTAGVWRRRAIDDAGGWQHDTLTEDTDLSYRAQLKGWQFLYLPEIECASELPVDMNGFKTQQARWAKGLMQTAKKILPQVFKSAAPWHVKAEAFFHLTANISYPFMVLLSTMLLPAMIVRFYQGWFQMLVIDLPLFLASTCSISSFYLVAQKELHPKTWPRTFLYLPFVMATGIGISIRNAQAVIEALLGKKSEFARTPKFNIAGKSGSFVKKSYRNKAGWMPYAEIALGLYFALTIVYAVTNENYATVPFLLLFVWGYLYTGFMSLAQTYFAHLRFGVNAPEMRPAASGAPGF, from the coding sequence ATGATGATCCCCTACTTCATCGTCCTCTTCGTCCTGGCGGTCTACGGCCTGCATCGCTACTGGCTCGTCTACGAATATTTCAAGTACGCCAAAAACGTTCCCGCCGCGCCTCCGCCGGTCGAAAACTGGCCCAAGGTTACCATACAGCTTCCCATCTTCAACGAGCGCTACGTCATCGAGCGCCTCGTCGACGCCGTCGCCGCCTTCGACTATCCCCGCGAGCTCCTCGACATCCAGGTCCTCGACGATTCCACCGATGAAACCCGCGACGTCGCCCGCTCCTGCGTCGCGCGCCACGCCGCCCAGGGCCTGCCCATCGTCCACATCCACCGCACCAACCGCGCAGGCTACAAGGCCGGCGCTCTCGAAAACGGCCTGCAGACCGCGCAGGGCCAGTTCGTCGCCATTTTCGACGCCGACTTCATCCCCGGCCCCGATTTCCTCCGCCGCACCATTCCCTACTTCCTCAACCCCGAGGGCGGCCAGCGCATCGGCATGGTCCAGACCCGCTGGACTTATCTCAACAGCGACTACTCCCTGCTCACCCACGTCGAAACCATCCTTCTCGACGGCCATTTCGTCGTCGAACACGGCGCGCGCTCCCGCCGCGGCACCTTCTTCAACTTCAACGGCACCGCCGGCGTCTGGCGCCGCCGCGCCATCGACGATGCCGGCGGCTGGCAGCACGACACCCTCACCGAGGACACCGATCTCTCCTACCGCGCGCAGCTCAAGGGCTGGCAATTTCTCTATCTCCCGGAGATCGAGTGCGCCTCCGAGCTTCCCGTGGACATGAACGGCTTCAAAACCCAGCAGGCCCGCTGGGCCAAGGGCCTCATGCAGACCGCCAAGAAAATTCTCCCCCAGGTCTTCAAGTCCGCCGCGCCCTGGCACGTCAAGGCCGAAGCCTTTTTCCACCTTACCGCCAACATCAGCTACCCCTTCATGGTCCTGCTCTCCACCATGCTCCTTCCGGCGATGATCGTGCGCTTCTACCAGGGCTGGTTCCAGATGCTGGTTATCGACCTCCCGCTCTTCCTCGCCTCCACCTGCTCCATTTCCAGCTTCTATCTTGTCGCCCAGAAAGAGCTTCACCCCAAAACCTGGCCGCGCACCTTCCTCTACCTGCCTTTCGTCATGGCCACCGGCATCGGCATCTCCATACGCAACGCCCAGGCCGTCATCGAAGCTCTCCTCGGCAAGAAAAGCGAATTCGCGCGCACTCCCAAGTTCAACATTGCCGGCAAGTCCGGCTCCTTCGTCAAGAAATCCTACCGCAACAAAGCCGGCTGGATGCCCTACGCCGAAATCGCCCTCGGCCTCTACTTCGCCCTCACCATCGTCTACGCCGTCACCAACGAAAACTACGCCACTGTCCCTTTCCTCCTCCTCTTCGTCTGGGGCTACCTCTACACCGGCTTCATGTCTCTCGCCCAAACCTACTTCGCCCACCTCCGCTTCGGCGTCAACGCCCCCGAAATGCGCCCCGCCGCCTCCGGCGCCCCCGGCTTCTGA